The proteins below come from a single Tissierella sp. MB52-C2 genomic window:
- a CDS encoding SpoIIIAH-like family protein: protein MFKIKRPAIIGLLVVLLVFTGYLHHQLTQQAQLKSSRDYQNHELAEMAKMNKKNNIEEDITEVDSENLDIVDSTEVSGENVDVIDSAKSDESEALETMYTEGGKGVKNYFVEYRLSRDKLRATLVDRLDQIVNNGSTAEDVRTDAQKEIMKLGNNSEQELQIEGLIKSKGFEDAIVFLTDKDIKIVVSKDELSEQDMVKILDIVKSETEYDANNIKIMKKQ, encoded by the coding sequence ATGTTTAAAATTAAAAGACCAGCGATTATTGGTTTATTAGTAGTACTATTAGTATTCACAGGATATTTACATCATCAATTGACACAACAGGCTCAACTTAAATCTTCAAGAGATTATCAGAATCATGAATTGGCAGAAATGGCTAAAATGAATAAAAAAAATAACATAGAAGAAGATATAACAGAAGTGGATTCGGAAAATTTAGATATAGTTGACTCAACTGAAGTATCAGGTGAAAATGTAGATGTAATAGATTCAGCTAAGAGTGATGAAAGTGAAGCACTGGAAACAATGTATACGGAGGGCGGTAAAGGGGTTAAAAACTATTTTGTTGAATATAGACTATCTAGAGATAAATTAAGAGCTACTTTAGTAGATAGATTAGATCAAATTGTAAATAATGGAAGTACGGCAGAAGATGTAAGAACAGATGCACAAAAAGAAATAATGAAGTTAGGAAACAACTCAGAACAAGAGCTTCAAATTGAAGGGTTAATAAAGAGTAAGGGATTCGAAGATGCAATAGTATTTTTGACAGATAAAGATATTAAAATCGTTGTATCAAAAGATGAACTAAGTGAACAAGACATGGTAAAAATCTTAGACATAGTTAAGTCGGAAACAGAATATGATGCCAATAATATCAAAATAATGAAAAAGCAATAG
- a CDS encoding sporulation stage III protein AG — protein sequence MKEILNKIKEYLEKNNNKKFINNLFIILLVSVIFLIVTNNFLGPKEEDMENPKENTREVSKNESEEDYSYYLEKKLTNILTKLNGVGKVNVMVTLENSVEKVTATNTTKTKEETLENDSEGGTREIHREDVTTQVMTRGGDGSLLVVKEIKPTVQGVIVVAEGADDPVLKEMLYEAVKTVLGIKGNKVQVYSSK from the coding sequence ATGAAAGAAATTCTTAATAAGATAAAGGAATATCTAGAAAAAAATAATAATAAAAAATTTATTAACAATTTATTCATAATACTACTGGTATCTGTCATATTTTTAATTGTAACCAATAATTTTTTAGGTCCAAAAGAGGAAGATATGGAAAATCCAAAAGAAAATACTAGGGAGGTATCTAAAAATGAATCAGAAGAAGATTATAGCTATTATTTAGAAAAAAAATTAACTAATATTCTTACTAAATTAAATGGAGTAGGCAAAGTAAATGTCATGGTAACTTTAGAAAATAGCGTAGAAAAAGTCACCGCTACAAATACAACAAAGACTAAAGAAGAAACTCTAGAGAATGATTCAGAAGGAGGGACGAGGGAGATACACAGGGAAGATGTGACTACTCAGGTAATGACTAGGGGTGGCGATGGATCACTATTAGTAGTAAAAGAAATAAAACCTACTGTACAAGGTGTTATTGTAGTTGCAGAGGGAGCAGATGATCCTGTATTAAAAGAGATGCTATATGAAGCTGTAAAGACTGTGTTAGGAATAAAGGGAAATAAAGTTCAAGTATACTCAAGTAAATAA
- the spoIIIAF gene encoding stage III sporulation protein AF, whose amino-acid sequence MNVISFLSSWLKDIVILFILISIAELVMPKGNMKKYVNMVIGLLIIFTIVSPFAKLIKMDFNLDKAVFNYSRSSNSQGESKNNFYAEQEKQIEKVYKEKLGREVTNLIEDNTDYKVLDIEVEILNTEERYGEIDYLNILLGNEEDGAKNKISIDNVVPVEINKNQEHEEISEDSFESLKELIGNSYSVDKDKINIRINEKRKGE is encoded by the coding sequence ATGAATGTTATAAGTTTTTTATCCTCTTGGCTAAAGGATATTGTAATACTTTTTATACTTATTTCAATCGCAGAACTTGTAATGCCTAAGGGGAATATGAAAAAGTATGTCAATATGGTAATAGGCTTACTCATTATATTTACCATAGTCAGCCCTTTTGCAAAGTTAATTAAAATGGATTTCAATTTAGATAAGGCAGTATTTAATTATTCACGATCAAGTAATTCACAGGGAGAGTCTAAAAATAACTTCTATGCTGAACAAGAAAAGCAAATAGAAAAGGTGTATAAAGAAAAATTAGGCAGAGAAGTTACAAATCTAATTGAGGATAATACAGATTATAAAGTTCTAGATATTGAAGTTGAAATACTAAATACTGAAGAACGCTATGGGGAAATAGATTATCTAAATATTCTTCTAGGAAATGAAGAAGACGGGGCTAAGAATAAGATTTCCATAGATAACGTGGTTCCAGTTGAGATAAATAAAAACCAAGAACATGAGGAAATATCAGAAGATAGTTTTGAAAGCTTAAAAGAATTAATAGGAAACAGTTATTCAGTAGATAAGGACAAGATAAATATAAGAATTAATGAAAAGAGGAAGGGTGAATAG
- the spoIIIAE gene encoding stage III sporulation protein AE codes for MKKIYILFIIYLIMFGSNVYAEDLDLFIMDEQIDALNIGDLEKIVEDTIIENEILPQFNTREFLLNLVKGDVSLSFKDIGKSLYQIFFKELRTSLILLAKILVITLISSILTNLQSTFENASVAELANYISYVLIAILVISSFNQIMDLAKSTIDKMVGFMQAILPVLLTLLTAASGPNTKILFHPMIVMTVNFIGILIKTIILPLIFFSFIISIISNISSRAEFSKLSELGRQVITLIITGALTLFIGMITIYGLGTKIDGITIRTAKFAIDKFIPIVGGFLSDAVDAVVGCSAILKNGLGFIGLLVLLFICILPVIKIIVLLFTYKIITVVIQPISSPNLVEFFNQVGKSLLLLLISLISTGTMFFITITIIVEAGNSLLMLR; via the coding sequence ATGAAAAAAATTTATATTTTATTTATTATATATTTGATAATGTTTGGAAGCAATGTATATGCAGAGGATTTAGATTTATTTATTATGGATGAGCAAATAGATGCTTTAAATATCGGTGACCTAGAAAAGATAGTAGAAGATACAATAATAGAAAATGAAATATTACCACAATTCAATACAAGGGAATTTCTACTAAATTTAGTAAAAGGAGATGTATCATTAAGCTTTAAAGATATTGGAAAAAGTCTTTATCAAATATTTTTTAAAGAATTGAGGACTTCCTTAATATTATTAGCTAAAATCTTAGTCATTACCCTTATCTCTTCAATTCTTACAAACCTTCAGTCTACCTTTGAAAATGCTTCTGTCGCCGAGCTAGCTAATTATATATCTTATGTCTTAATAGCAATTTTAGTAATAAGCAGTTTTAATCAGATAATGGATTTGGCCAAGAGTACTATTGATAAGATGGTTGGATTTATGCAAGCTATTCTTCCAGTATTACTTACATTACTTACGGCTGCTTCTGGACCTAATACAAAGATACTTTTTCATCCTATGATAGTGATGACGGTGAACTTTATTGGTATTTTAATAAAGACTATAATTCTGCCTCTAATATTCTTTTCATTCATCATAAGCATAATAAGTAATATATCTAGTAGGGCAGAATTTAGTAAATTATCTGAACTAGGTAGACAAGTAATCACTTTAATAATAACTGGTGCCTTAACTTTATTTATAGGAATGATTACTATATATGGATTAGGCACTAAGATAGATGGAATAACCATAAGGACAGCGAAGTTCGCCATAGATAAATTTATCCCCATAGTAGGAGGATTTTTATCAGATGCTGTTGACGCAGTAGTAGGCTGTTCTGCGATTCTTAAAAATGGACTTGGATTTATTGGACTTTTAGTTCTATTGTTTATATGTATATTGCCTGTAATTAAGATCATAGTGCTTTTATTTACTTACAAAATAATTACAGTTGTTATACAGCCCATTAGTTCACCAAATTTAGTTGAGTTTTTCAACCAAGTAGGAAAGTCTCTACTACTTCTTTTAATTAGTTTAATTTCTACAGGAACAATGTTTTTTATTACTATAACTATTATCGTTGAAGCAGGCAATAGTTTACTAATGTTAAGGTAG
- the spoIIIAD gene encoding stage III sporulation protein AD, producing the protein MDILKVVGIGIVSTIAIVILKNAKSEFALYISLITGVIIFTMILGELSYVIETLNTLARRVNIEFAYFSTILRIIGMAYIVEFGAQISRDAGEEGIAMKIELGGKVMIMVLAIPILLALMELIIKILP; encoded by the coding sequence ATGGATATTTTAAAGGTAGTTGGTATTGGAATAGTATCTACTATTGCAATAGTAATATTAAAGAATGCAAAGTCAGAATTTGCCCTATATATAAGCTTAATAACTGGTGTAATTATATTTACTATGATCTTAGGTGAACTATCCTACGTAATAGAAACTCTAAACACCTTAGCTAGAAGGGTAAATATAGAATTTGCATATTTTTCTACAATTCTTAGAATAATTGGAATGGCATATATAGTAGAGTTTGGAGCACAGATTTCTAGAGATGCAGGAGAAGAAGGTATAGCCATGAAGATAGAATTAGGTGGCAAAGTAATGATTATGGTTTTGGCCATACCAATTCTCCTGGCGCTGATGGAATTGATTATAAAAATACTTCCTTAA
- the spoIIIAC gene encoding stage III sporulation protein AC — MDVDLIFKIAGLGILVAIIHTLLDKFGKEEYAYIVTLVGLVFAFGTVVNLVSKLFDNLKILFRL; from the coding sequence ATGGATGTGGATTTAATTTTTAAAATAGCAGGATTGGGGATTTTAGTGGCCATAATACATACTTTACTTGATAAGTTCGGTAAAGAAGAATATGCATATATTGTAACCTTAGTAGGGTTAGTATTTGCCTTTGGTACGGTGGTCAATTTAGTCAGTAAACTTTTTGATAATTTAAAGATATTATTTAGATTATAG
- a CDS encoding stage III sporulation protein AB yields the protein MGVLKLTLLLLVFLTCSTIGYLYGKSFSSRLENLITLEQCIKILETEVVYGLTPLPEALSNVHRKGKEKVSYIFEEIKEDLVNNKRGGVYDSFLSVEGNLYNNLNFKKEDVETFLSLGRVLGTSDRVDQQKNFILVSNQISAQIFEAREERNKNAKLYRNLGVITGVAIIILLI from the coding sequence ATGGGAGTGCTTAAATTAACATTATTATTATTGGTATTTCTAACTTGTAGTACCATAGGATATCTCTATGGAAAGAGTTTCTCATCGAGACTGGAAAATCTAATAACTTTAGAACAATGTATTAAGATTTTGGAAACTGAGGTGGTATATGGATTGACTCCACTTCCAGAGGCTTTATCCAATGTTCACAGAAAGGGAAAAGAAAAGGTGTCTTATATATTTGAAGAAATTAAAGAAGATTTAGTTAATAACAAGAGAGGAGGAGTATATGATAGCTTTTTATCTGTTGAAGGCAATTTATATAATAATCTTAATTTTAAGAAGGAGGATGTTGAAACCTTTCTATCTTTAGGTAGAGTTTTGGGAACATCTGATAGGGTTGATCAACAGAAAAACTTTATATTAGTATCAAACCAAATATCTGCCCAAATATTTGAGGCAAGGGAAGAAAGAAATAAAAATGCAAAATTATATAGAAATCTAGGAGTTATAACTGGTGTAGCAATAATAATTTTACTGATATAG
- the spoIIIAA gene encoding stage III sporulation protein AA, producing MLNNSKIYDSVIENLSDELNEILMKIPHSHKLRTEEIRMRNGRPLSISSGGKDFFVAINGSLTSIPSNAVIVNQKHIIDTFQIISNYSVYAYTEEIKNGYITIRGGHRVGIGGKIVYGLNGVENIKNISSLNIRIGREVLGVSDNVLPYITKDSNNFYNTLIISPPQCGKTTLLRDIVRNLSNGVVGNSKGFKVSLVDERSELAGMYNGIAQKDVGIRTDILDGCLKSDGIIMAIRALSPDIIAVDEIGGKKDVEAIHEALRAGIKLMATVHGGTLEEVRNKSSMRELFRENIFERFIILDRSEGVGTIKELIDGYSYKPILFREGDLNGSA from the coding sequence GTGTTAAATAATTCAAAAATATATGACTCTGTAATTGAAAACTTAAGTGATGAATTAAATGAAATCCTGATGAAAATACCCCATAGCCATAAATTAAGGACAGAGGAAATAAGAATGAGAAATGGCAGACCATTAAGTATTTCATCTGGGGGAAAAGATTTTTTTGTAGCTATAAATGGCAGTTTGACCTCTATTCCATCTAATGCTGTAATAGTTAATCAAAAGCATATTATAGACACCTTCCAGATTATAAGCAATTATTCTGTATACGCATATACGGAGGAAATAAAAAATGGTTATATAACCATTAGAGGAGGCCATAGAGTTGGAATTGGCGGAAAAATTGTTTATGGACTAAATGGAGTTGAAAATATAAAAAATATTTCATCCTTAAATATAAGAATAGGTAGAGAAGTCCTTGGAGTTTCAGATAATGTACTTCCATATATAACTAAAGATTCTAATAACTTTTATAATACTTTAATTATATCTCCACCACAATGTGGTAAGACAACCCTACTAAGAGATATAGTTAGAAATTTAAGTAATGGAGTAGTGGGAAATTCTAAAGGGTTTAAAGTAAGTCTTGTAGATGAAAGATCAGAGTTAGCAGGAATGTATAATGGAATAGCTCAAAAAGATGTAGGGATTAGGACAGATATATTAGATGGATGCTTAAAATCAGACGGTATTATAATGGCTATAAGGGCCTTATCGCCAGATATAATAGCCGTTGATGAAATAGGTGGCAAGAAGGATGTAGAGGCAATACATGAAGCATTAAGGGCAGGAATAAAGCTTATGGCCACTGTCCATGGAGGAACCTTAGAAGAAGTAAGGAATAAATCTAGTATGAGGGAATTATTTAGGGAAAATATATTTGAACGGTTCATTATACTTGATAGATCTGAAGGTGTTGGAACTATAAAGGAGCTAATAGATGGATATAGTTACAAACCTATTCTTTTTAGAGAGGGTGATTTAAATGGGAGTGCTTAA
- a CDS encoding CD1247 N-terminal domain-containing protein: MDYLIQKVSYLRGLADGLGIDESSKEGKLLLHIVDTLEEFADVLDETIENQEDLEEYVTFIDEDLADVEDDIYGEDDEDDDYYYDDDEFDFDDFCEDDDCCCHCDGEIEEE; this comes from the coding sequence ATGGATTATTTAATTCAAAAAGTATCTTATTTAAGAGGTTTAGCTGATGGTCTAGGTATTGATGAAAGCTCTAAAGAAGGAAAACTACTTCTTCATATAGTAGATACATTAGAAGAGTTTGCAGATGTACTAGATGAGACTATTGAAAATCAAGAGGATTTAGAAGAATATGTAACATTCATAGATGAAGATTTAGCAGATGTTGAAGATGATATCTATGGCGAAGACGATGAAGATGATGATTACTATTATGATGACGATGAGTTTGATTTTGATGATTTTTGTGAAGATGATGATTGTTGTTGTCATTGTGATGGAGAAATCGAGGAAGAATAA
- the efp gene encoding elongation factor P, producing MISAGDFRKGVTFEMDGDVFQIVDFQHVKPGKGAAFVRTKIRSVMSGGTKDVTFNPTEKFPKAQIETKEMQYLYNDGELFYFMDTDTYEQLPLDKEAVEDAMVYLKENDNATIRFFHGKAFEVLPPNFVELEVTSTEPGVKGDTASGATKPATVETGATIQVPLFVNIGDIVKIDTRTGDYLSRK from the coding sequence ATGATATCAGCAGGTGATTTTAGAAAAGGTGTTACATTTGAAATGGATGGAGATGTCTTTCAAATAGTTGATTTCCAACACGTTAAACCTGGAAAAGGAGCAGCTTTTGTTAGGACAAAGATAAGATCTGTAATGTCTGGCGGAACTAAAGATGTTACTTTTAATCCAACAGAAAAGTTTCCAAAGGCTCAAATTGAAACTAAGGAGATGCAATACTTATATAATGATGGTGAATTATTTTACTTTATGGATACTGACACCTATGAACAACTTCCATTAGACAAGGAAGCTGTAGAAGATGCAATGGTATACTTAAAAGAAAATGACAATGCTACGATTAGATTTTTCCATGGTAAAGCTTTTGAGGTATTACCACCAAACTTTGTTGAATTAGAAGTTACTTCTACTGAGCCAGGTGTAAAAGGAGATACTGCTTCAGGTGCAACTAAGCCAGCTACTGTTGAGACTGGTGCAACTATACAAGTTCCTTTATTTGTAAATATAGGAGACATAGTAAAGATAGATACTAGAACTGGTGATTATTTATCAAGGAAATAG
- the aroQ gene encoding type II 3-dehydroquinate dehydratase yields the protein MKVLIIHGPNLNLLEKRNNSIYGEKTLEEINNLIKDKAARLDMEVEIFQSNHEGQIVDKIQDILNKDYKGLIINPAAFTHYSIAIRDAIEILDIPVIEVHLSNIYKRESFRKESVIVPVCTGQISGLGYNGYLVAIDALKLLNK from the coding sequence ATGAAAGTACTTATTATCCATGGTCCAAATTTAAATCTTTTAGAAAAAAGAAATAACTCTATATATGGGGAAAAAACTTTGGAAGAAATTAATAATCTTATTAAAGATAAGGCTGCCCGTTTAGATATGGAAGTTGAAATATTTCAATCAAACCATGAAGGACAGATTGTGGACAAAATCCAGGATATCCTAAATAAGGACTATAAAGGACTTATTATTAATCCAGCTGCCTTTACACATTATAGTATAGCTATTAGAGATGCCATAGAAATCTTAGATATACCTGTTATAGAAGTTCATTTATCTAATATTTATAAAAGAGAAAGTTTTAGAAAAGAATCTGTAATTGTACCTGTATGTACGGGGCAAATTTCAGGTCTAGGATATAATGGTTATTTAGTAGCTATAGATGCTTTAAAATTATTGAATAAGTAA
- a CDS encoding shikimate kinase: protein MRNIILIGMSGSGKTTVGKSLSMKLGMEFLDTDIFIEKKEKLKIEDIFSLYGEEYFRRLESNTIDELYERENIIISTGGGMVLNNNIIKLRENGIIILLESSIDNIINNIKKSTTVRPLLNSQEDIYERVNNLYENRKEIYKSLADFTICVDNKSIDLIIYEISERCVKINS from the coding sequence TTGAGAAACATTATATTAATTGGTATGAGTGGTTCGGGAAAAACAACAGTAGGAAAAAGTTTATCTATGAAATTGGGAATGGAATTTTTAGATACTGATATTTTTATTGAGAAAAAAGAAAAATTGAAAATCGAAGATATTTTTTCTTTATATGGAGAAGAATATTTTAGAAGATTAGAGTCTAATACCATAGATGAATTATATGAAAGAGAAAATATAATAATATCTACAGGTGGAGGTATGGTATTAAATAATAATATAATTAAATTAAGGGAGAATGGAATAATAATACTTTTAGAGTCTTCAATAGATAACATAATCAATAATATAAAAAAATCTACCACAGTTAGACCTTTATTAAACAGCCAAGAAGATATTTATGAAAGAGTAAATAACTTATATGAAAATAGAAAAGAGATTTATAAATCTCTTGCAGATTTCACAATTTGTGTAGATAATAAATCAATAGATTTAATTATCTATGAAATATCGGAAAGATGTGTTAAAATTAACTCTTGA
- a CDS encoding late competence development ComFB family protein, which produces MKLHNLMEDEVLNVIEKMGDDIPDICYCDKCKLDMAAIALNNLKPKYVVTHIGYVYAKANNFNSQFNTDILTTVTKAIEIVGKNPQHT; this is translated from the coding sequence ATGAAACTTCACAACTTAATGGAAGATGAAGTATTAAATGTTATAGAAAAGATGGGAGACGATATACCTGATATATGCTATTGTGATAAGTGTAAGTTAGATATGGCTGCAATTGCATTAAATAATTTAAAACCAAAATATGTTGTTACCCATATAGGATATGTATATGCTAAGGCAAATAATTTTAATTCTCAGTTTAATACAGATATACTAACTACAGTAACAAAAGCAATTGAAATTGTAGGGAAAAACCCTCAACATACATAG
- a CDS encoding prepilin-type N-terminal cleavage/methylation domain-containing protein: protein MLNLRGICRKNKGFTLIELILALFISSIIIIPIFSILDFSIKSCAKGDEKDQLMMNGRYAIEYIKDEIKTADKIIVSDKIEWINKKFPNNMGFVILKIREENTFDKYTYVLYHQKNDNIVRISYNLANNKYPEPNFAHGNNNLCEFLDSISNTKIDIENSIIYLELDFKHDRGEKLKIKSDIYIRCPIEC from the coding sequence ATGTTGAATTTAAGGGGTATATGCCGAAAAAATAAAGGTTTTACCTTAATAGAATTAATTTTAGCCTTATTTATTTCGTCTATAATTATAATTCCTATTTTTAGTATTCTAGATTTTTCTATTAAGTCCTGTGCTAAAGGTGATGAAAAAGACCAATTAATGATGAATGGAAGATATGCTATTGAGTATATTAAAGATGAGATAAAGACTGCTGACAAGATTATTGTTTCTGATAAAATAGAGTGGATAAATAAAAAATTTCCCAATAATATGGGATTTGTTATTTTAAAAATCCGTGAAGAGAATACTTTTGACAAATATACATATGTACTATATCACCAAAAGAACGATAATATAGTAAGGATATCCTATAATTTAGCAAATAACAAATATCCTGAACCAAACTTTGCCCATGGGAATAATAATCTTTGTGAGTTTTTAGATAGTATTAGTAATACTAAAATTGACATAGAAAACTCTATAATCTATTTAGAATTAGACTTTAAGCATGATAGGGGAGAAAAATTGAAAATAAAATCTGATATTTATATCAGATGCCCCATAGAATGTTAG
- a CDS encoding prepilin-type N-terminal cleavage/methylation domain-containing protein → MKRKGFTLIEVIMGLFLLGLIAATILPKINISHLRLSNQNIKMEMIHMGEMVIERIKAFKEDSSEPISIYNVKIEDLIEEFKKDKIVEIILPKDKNSEKYSLKIIKDEKFDNLWLLSVYVYHNKEGKVLDYVEFKGYMPKK, encoded by the coding sequence ATGAAAAGAAAGGGGTTTACCTTAATAGAAGTCATAATGGGATTATTTTTATTAGGCTTAATTGCTGCTACTATCTTACCTAAAATTAATATTTCTCATCTTAGACTAAGTAACCAAAATATAAAGATGGAAATGATTCACATGGGAGAGATGGTCATTGAACGAATAAAAGCCTTTAAGGAGGACAGTTCAGAACCAATATCTATATATAATGTAAAAATCGAGGATTTAATAGAAGAATTTAAAAAAGATAAAATTGTAGAAATAATTTTACCAAAAGATAAAAATAGTGAGAAATATTCCTTAAAAATAATCAAAGATGAAAAATTCGATAATTTATGGCTTCTATCGGTTTATGTATATCATAATAAAGAGGGGAAGGTTTTAGATTATGTTGAATTTAAGGGGTATATGCCGAAAAAATAA
- a CDS encoding GspH/FimT family pseudopilin, translated as MSGNINNKKYNSKYGYTLVELLVVLAIFAVVLSIGIPSMKVIFNTSEKKELMKFKRDINFARNSAIVENCIYTLILDIERNGYIIRKENKTIKNIKFSNGIILKSSNLGGSVYFTSTGAPSKAGTILLSNRKEQKIDITINVATGKVNLYINGK; from the coding sequence ATGAGTGGCAATATTAATAATAAAAAATATAACAGCAAATATGGATATACACTAGTGGAATTACTAGTTGTATTGGCCATATTTGCCGTTGTTTTATCTATAGGGATACCTAGTATGAAGGTTATATTTAATACAAGTGAGAAAAAAGAGCTTATGAAGTTTAAAAGAGATATTAATTTTGCTAGAAATAGTGCAATTGTGGAAAATTGCATATATACTCTGATACTGGATATTGAAAGAAATGGCTATATAATAAGGAAGGAAAATAAGACTATAAAAAATATTAAGTTCTCCAATGGAATAATACTTAAATCTAGTAATTTGGGAGGTTCTGTTTACTTCACCTCCACTGGAGCTCCAAGTAAAGCAGGGACTATTTTACTTTCAAATAGAAAAGAACAAAAGATTGATATTACCATTAATGTAGCCACTGGGAAAGTAAATCTCTATATTAATGGTAAATAA